One genomic window of Capricornis sumatraensis isolate serow.1 chromosome 15, serow.2, whole genome shotgun sequence includes the following:
- the NPEPL1 gene encoding probable aminopeptidase NPEPL1: protein MANVGLQFQASAGDADPQSRPLLLLGQLHHLHRVPWSHVRGKLQPRVTEELWQAALSTLNPNPTDSCPLYLNYATVAALPSRVSRHNSPSAAHFITRLVRTCLPPGTHRCILMVCERSDAFASACALARAFPLFTHRSGASRRPEKKTVTVEFFLVGQDNGPVEVSTLQCLTSATEGVRLAARIVDTPCNEMNTDTFLEEIKKVGKELGIVPTVIRDEELKARGFGGIYGVGKAAIHPPALAVLSHTPDGATQTIAWVGKGIVYDTGGLSMKGKTTMPGMKRDCGGAAAILGAFRAAIKQGFKDTLHAIFCLAENSVGPNATRPDDIHLLYSGKTVEINNTDAEGRLVLADGVSYACKDLGADIILDIATLTGAQGIATGKYHAAVLTNSAEWEAACVKAGRQCGDLVHPLVYCPELHFSEFTSAVADMKNSVADRDNSPSSCAGLFIASHIGFDWPGVWVHLDIAAPVHAGERATGFGVALLLALFGQASEDPLLNLVSPLGCEVDAQEGDAERDSKRRRLV from the exons ATGGCGAACGTGGGGCTGCAGTTCCAGGCCAGCGCCGGGGACGCGGACCCGCAGAGccggccgctgctgctgctgggccagCTGCACCACCTGCACCGCGTGCCCTGGAGCCACGTCCGCGGGAAGCTGCAGCCCCGGGTCACCGAGGAG CTCTGGCAGGCCGCGCTAAGCACGCTCAACCCCAACCCCACGGACAGCTGTCCCCTCTACCTGAACTATGCCACCGTGGCCGCCCTGCCCTCCAGGGTGAGCCGCCACAACAGCCCCTCCGCCGCCCACTTCATCACCCGCCTGGTGCGGACCTGCCTGCCACCGGGGACCCATCGGTGCATTCTG ATGGTCTGTGAGCGGTCTGATGCCTTCGCCTCCGCCTGCGCCCTGGCCCGCGCTTTCCCCCTCTTCACCCACCGCTCAGGGGCATCTCGGCGCCCAGAGAAGAAGACCGTCACGGTGGAGTTTTTCTTGGTTGGACAAGACAACGGGCCAGTGGAAGTGTCCACTTTGCAA TGTTTAACGAGCGCCACGGAAGGTGTGCGGCTGGCAGCCCGAATCGTGGACACACCCTGCAATGAGATGAACACAGACACCTTCCTTGAG GAGATTAAGAAAGTTGGAAAAGAACTGGGGATTGTCCCAACCGTTATCCGGGATGAGGAGCTGAAGGCGAGAGGAtttggag GAATCTACGGTGTTGGCAAAGCCGCCATCCATCCTCCGGCCCTGGCCGTCCTCAGCCACACCCCAGATGGAGCCACCCAGACCATCGCTTGGGTGGGCAAGGGCATCGTCTACGATACTGGGGGTCTCAGCATGAAGGGGAAG ACCACCATGCCGGGGATGAAGAGGGACTGCGGGGGCGCTGCGGCTATCCTGGGGGCCTTCAGAGCCGCCATCAAGCAG GGTTTCAAAGACACCCTCCACGCGATATTCTGCTTGGCCGAGAACTCCGTGGGCCCCAATGCCACGAGGCCGGATGACATCCACCTGCTGTACTCTGGAAA GACTGTGGAAATCAACAATACGGATGCTGAGGGCAGGCTGGTACTGGCAGACGGCGTGTCCTACGCCTGCAAGGACCTGGGCGCCGACATCATCCTGGACATAGCCACACTGACCGGAGCTCAG GGCATCGCCACAGGCAAGTACCATGCAGCTGTGCTCACCAACAGCGCCGAGTGGGAGGCAGCCTGCGTGAAGGCCGGGCGACAGTGCGGGGACCTGGTGCACCCGCTGGTCTACTGCCCGGAGCTGCACTTCAGCGAGTTCACCTCGGCTGTGGCCGACATGAAGAACTCAGTGGCG GACCGGGACAACAGCCCCAGCTCCTGCGCTGGCCTCTTCATCGCCTCACACATCGGCTTTGACTGGCCTGGGGTCTGGGTCCACCTGGATATTGCTGCGCCTGTGCACGCC GGCGAGCGTGCCACGGGCTTTGGTGTGGCCCTTCTGCTGGCACTCTTCGGCCAGGCCTCTGAGGACCCTCTGCTGAACCTGGTGTCCCCACTTGGCTGCGAGGTGGACGCCCAGGAGGGGGATGCGGAGAGGGACTCCAAGAGGCGCAGGCTTGTGTGA